A window of Leptotrichia trevisanii DSM 22070 contains these coding sequences:
- a CDS encoding B12-binding domain-containing radical SAM protein yields MKMLFIYPGFGKKKGQKYIFQLRTFEPLTFAYLRALTPYDIECELIDERIEAIDYDNDADVVVITLETYTARHGYEIAKKFREKGKKVIVGGTHASLVPDEAMKYADSVVTGYADDIWGKIIKDYRNGTEKKLYIGGLSNKFLIPDRSIFKKKYLISVVETGRGCPHHCEFCAISAVNKKRYAKRPVDSVIEELKHIKSKYIFFADDNFVADPKYALELCEKIKPLKKKWISQGAITMAKNEKLLAAMRDSGCLFILIGYESINKEALDNMKKEWSYKLGDIEESTRIIHKYNIGIYATFVFGFEEKIGTTFEDTVKFAQKNHLEFVQFNYLVPFPNTELYFKMEKEGRLLYKKWWLEPQKYSYLFFEPYDISTNEFRDRCIAVRYAYHSVKNILGRTFDVLKRTKNIPFSIMYLFLSFGQKAVIKKFQDLPIGDNLDEKIR; encoded by the coding sequence ATGAAGATGTTGTTTATTTATCCTGGATTTGGAAAGAAAAAGGGACAGAAATATATTTTTCAGTTGAGGACGTTTGAGCCGCTTACGTTTGCTTACTTGCGGGCATTAACTCCTTATGATATTGAGTGTGAGCTGATTGATGAGAGGATTGAGGCGATTGACTATGATAATGATGCAGATGTTGTTGTAATTACTTTGGAAACTTATACGGCACGGCACGGATATGAGATTGCTAAAAAATTTAGGGAAAAAGGAAAAAAGGTTATTGTTGGGGGGACACATGCTTCGCTTGTGCCAGATGAGGCTATGAAGTATGCAGATTCTGTAGTTACAGGATATGCTGACGATATTTGGGGGAAAATTATTAAGGATTATAGGAATGGAACGGAAAAGAAACTGTATATTGGGGGGCTTAGCAATAAATTTTTAATACCAGACAGAAGTATTTTTAAGAAAAAATATTTAATTTCAGTTGTGGAAACTGGACGTGGGTGTCCTCATCACTGTGAATTTTGTGCAATTTCGGCAGTTAATAAGAAACGGTATGCTAAAAGACCTGTTGATAGTGTAATTGAGGAATTGAAGCATATAAAGTCAAAATATATATTTTTTGCTGATGATAACTTTGTTGCAGATCCGAAATATGCGTTGGAGCTTTGTGAGAAGATAAAGCCGTTAAAGAAAAAATGGATTTCGCAAGGGGCGATAACGATGGCAAAAAACGAGAAACTGCTTGCGGCTATGCGAGATAGCGGATGCCTTTTTATTTTAATAGGATATGAGTCAATAAATAAAGAGGCTCTTGACAATATGAAAAAGGAATGGAGCTACAAGCTGGGAGATATTGAGGAATCAACACGGATTATACATAAATACAACATTGGAATTTATGCCACATTCGTTTTTGGGTTTGAAGAAAAAATCGGCACTACGTTTGAAGATACTGTAAAATTTGCACAGAAAAATCATCTGGAATTTGTCCAGTTTAACTACCTCGTACCTTTCCCAAATACCGAACTTTATTTTAAAATGGAAAAGGAAGGAAGGCTTTTGTACAAAAAGTGGTGGCTGGAGCCACAAAAATATTCATATTTATTTTTTGAGCCTTATGATATTTCTACAAATGAGTTTCGTGACAGGTGTATTGCAGTAAGATATGCATATCATTCTGTAAAAAATATTTTGGGAAGAACCTTTGATGTGTTAAAAAGGACAAAAAATATACCATTTTCCATTATGTATTTGTTTTTGAGCTTTGGGCAGAAGGCTGTTATAAAGAAATTTCAGGATTTGCCAATTGGAGATAATTTAGATGAAAAAATTCGGTAA